A single window of Aphidius gifuensis isolate YNYX2018 linkage group LG1, ASM1490517v1, whole genome shotgun sequence DNA harbors:
- the LOC122847926 gene encoding mitogen-activated protein kinase kinase kinase 7-like has protein sequence MSINITDDCCNNQHELQTIQMTDNKQDQLSVDLLSPALTATTTSTARSSLMSTASTQTSQQQQTQVPKLKSPNQQSFAKEIDYNEIEIKEVVGKGSFGVVRKGRWRNIDVAIKHINTESERIAFGIELVQLSRVSHPNIVRLYGACTKNPVCLVMEYAEGGSLYNVLHCSPKPHYTAGHAISWAVQCAQGVAYLHNMKPKPLIHRDLKPPNLLLVSGGRILKICDFGTACDLNTYMTNNKGSAAWMAPEVFEGSRYTEKCDIFSWGVILWEVLTRQKPFDDIGGSAYRIMWAVHTGQRPPLIEGCPKPIEYLITRCWAKEPEQRPSMNEIVRIMINLSELFNCDLEPVEYTPSSSINVEYINDNNETNDDTINITWDTSNSQFNGDNSASYNQFNQNQLDISESIKNLQSNITMISTGEQQIQQDNKINTSRPPLPPMASSTKLSSISSINCNNFQPLHVECDPTSWDLATSSDTSWELGSTAGLDKMRPKSKKSISKSSDSSNTDQLDEVYRLLDADLRPLEPDVTCQISKDIFEEHKQLATEYFKVQTEIALIGREKMKMLNSLSPDGLREQQELRKLEDEKESLVKLYRNLQRQLEIMKGPIGPGTVLNQTVQTPGNDGWVLVSRQEPSRIL, from the exons atgtcaataaatataacagaTGACTGTTGTAACAATCAACATGAATTACAAACAATACAGATGACAGATAATAAACAGGATCAATTAAGTGTTGACTTATTGTCACCAGCATtgacagcaacaacaacatcaacagctAGATCATCACTAATGTCAACAGCATCTACACAAACTagtcaacaacaacaaactcAAGTACCAAAATTAAAGTCACCAAATCAACAATCATTTGCTAAAGAAATTGACTACAATGAAATCGAAATAAAAGAG GTTGTTGGCAAAGGCTCATTTGGTGTTGTTAGAAAAGGAAGATGGAGAAATATTGACGTTGCAATAAAACATATTAATACTGAAAGTGAACGTATTGCATTTGGTATTGAACTTGTTCAATTATCTAGAGTTTCACATCCAAATATTGTCAGATTATATGGAGCATGTACAAAAAATCCAGTTTGTCTTGTTATGGAGTATGCTGAAGGTGGATCATTATAcaatg tATTGCACTGTTCACCAAAACCTCATTATACTGCTGGTCATGCTATCAGTTGGGCTGTACAATGTGCACAAGGTGTTGCATATCTTCACAACATGAAACCTAAACCTTTAATTCACAGAGATTTAAAACCACcaaatttacttttagtatCTGGTggtagaattttaaaaatttgtgattTTGGTACTGCATGTGATTTAAATACTTATATGACAAATAACAAAGGTTCAGCAGCATGGATGGCACCAGAAGTTTTTGAGGGTTCACGTTATACTGAAAAATGTGATATATTTAGTTGGGGTGTTATACTGTGGGAAGTATTAACAAGACAAAAACCATTTGATGATATTGGTGGATCTGCTTATAGAATAATGTGGGCTGTACATACTGGACAACGACCACCACTAATTGAAGGTTGTCCAAAaccaattgaatatttaataacaagaTGTTGGGCTAAAGAACCAGAACAACGTCCATCAATGAATGAAATAGTTAgaattatgattaatttatcagaattatttaattgtgattTAGAGCCAGTTGAATATACTCCAAGCTCAAGTATAAATGTAgaatatattaatgataataatgaaacaaatgatgacacaataaatataacatgGGATACTTCAAATAGTCAATTTAATGGTGATAATTCAGCATcatataatcaatttaatcaaaatCAGCTAGATATATcagaatcaattaaaaatttacaatcaaaTATAACAATGATATCAACTGGAGaacaacaaatacaacaagataataaaataaatacatcaagACCACCTTTACCTCCAATGGCATCTTCAACAAAACTTTCATCGATATCttcaataaattgtaataattttcaacCACTTCATGTTGAATGTGATCCA aCAAGTTGGGATTTGGCAACATCGTCAGATACATCATGGGAACTTGGTAGCACAGCTGGCCTCGACAAAATGAGAccaaaatctaaaaaatccattagca AAAGTAGTGATAGTAGCAATACTGATCAATTGGACGAAGTTTATCGACTTTTGGATGCTGATCTAAGACCACTTGAGCCTGATGTTACGTGTCAGAtatcaaaagatatatttgAAGAACACAAACAATTAGCTACAGAATATTTTAAAGTACAAACTGAAATTGCACTTATTGGtcgtgaaaaaatgaaaatgctCAATTCATTGAGTCCCGATGGATTACGAGAACAACAAGAACTTCGTAAACTCGAGGATGAAAag GAATCTCTGGTTAAATTATATAGAAATCTTCAGCGTCAATTGGAGATTATGAAAGGTCCAATTGGACCTGGAACAGTGTTAAATCAAACTGTTCAAACACCTGGTAATGATGGATGGGTTTTAGTATCACGTCAAGAACCTtcaagaattttataa
- the LOC122849529 gene encoding uncharacterized protein LOC122849529: protein MIENDGEVIKENSGEKMKENDGKKIIENDGEVIKENSGEKIKENDGKKIIENDGEVIKENSGEKMIENDEKMDDFDEFMSDSLVEPEDYENIISQANDKETKKDNKNDDENDKNKEVITVSKEQIDVKDINLTKLSELTITLQSSKIIVKVHSVYPCTRTNFFFIVQGNEKSPTMLCVAYPFIGNKLRNKVKPGTFIEITNACVKYIDSQHSILCDDSTFELVLNEFYKTKINILSVISNNINDLPSSSGILPEQSQSNSKVKPNKLFRKNSQPTVKPFIIKNNNIKFTPFTTFAKQNYTKYEKINVIGRVLSYTTCSKIWTRDNEQTIRHVKLVDMSNNQLDASLWNKKAETFSPPLGSLVQIQKAGVRKYQGKNNLSVYDCSNIEVCKEDE from the exons atgatagaaaatgATGGTGAAGTAATAAAAGAAAACAGTggtgaaaaaatgaaagaaaatgatggtaaaaaaattatagaaaatgaTGGTGAAGTAATAAAAGAAAACAGtggtgaaaaaattaaagaaaatgatggtaaaaaaattatagaaaatgaTGGTGAAGTAATAAAAGAAAACAGTGGTGaaaaaatgatagaaaatgatgaaaaaatggaCGACTTTGATGAATTCATGTCTGATTCTCTTGTTGAACCAGAAGATTATGAGAATATAATATCACAAGCGAAtgataaagaaacaaaaaaagataataaaaatgatgatgagaatgataaaaataaggaAGTCATTACAGTATCCAAAGAACAGATTGATGTaaaagatattaatttaacaaaactcAGTGAACTTACAATAACTTTGCaatcttcaaaaattattgtaaaagtTCATTCTGTTTATCCTTGTACtagaacaaatttttttttcatcgttcAAGGTAATGAAAAATCACCTACTATGCTCTGTGTTGCATATccatttattggaaataaattACGAAATAAAGTAAAGCCTGGtacatttattgaaataacaaatgcttgtgtaaaatatattgattcaCAACATAGTATACTCTGTGATGATTCTACATTTGAATtagttttaaatgaattttataaaacaaaaattaacatacTGTCAGTTATATCAAATAACATTAATGATTTACCAAGTTCATCAGGTATTTTACCAGAACAGTCACAATCTAATTCGAAAGTTAAACCTAACAAGTTGTTTAGGAAAAATTCTCAACCTACTGTTAAaccatttatcattaaaaataataatataaagtttACACCCTTTACTACTTTTGCAAAACAAAATTACaccaaatatgaaaaaatca aTGTTATTGGAAGAGTTTTAAGCTATACTACATGCAGTAAAATATGGACCAGAGATAACGAGCAGACTATTCGACATGTGAAACTCGTAGATATGTCAaataatcaa ttAGATGCTTCATTGTGGAATAAAAAGGCAGAAACGTTTTCACCACCTTTAGGTAGTCTTGTACAAATACAAAAAGCTGGAGTAAGAAAGTAccaaggaaaaaataatttaagtgtTTATGATTGTTCAAATATTGAAGTTTGTAAagaagatgaataa